One window from the genome of Moraxella nasibovis encodes:
- the rnr gene encoding ribonuclease R — protein MKKQNTPTWNDPNATDEANKYQNPIPSRLLILQTVAQMNNDGKAATAESLGLHFDILGDEDRFFALNNRLKAMLRDGQLERSDGIHFSIAAPPTVVIGKIIANPKGFGFVALDDMPDLFVHEKQMRVVFDGDTVEAVATEFKGKAEARIQSVLARAGTEFVGVLDSDDEGYFVRLSGANAHQPITLTDDNVANMNAQLGDSVKVAIIDMPTYQEYATGKITELLTNLNDRELIIETTLLNQGIPSEFSQAALEQAESYDEPTQQDFAGRVDLRDLPLITIDGEDSRDFDDAVYACKRAGGNYRVVVAIADVSHYVTPSSPLDAEAYERGTSVYFPHRVIPMLPEVLSNGLCSLNPKVDRLCMVADIKLSKAGKVTGYEFYPAVMHSQARLTYNQVNAYFDDPTNETLPDDLVKNPEVLKSVDTMYQLYQVLDQRREERGAMAFETAESYIVFGEDGDIKDIKKRTRGDAHKLIEEMMLLANTCAANFSIKHELPVLYRNHDKPSDEKSAKLSEYAKSFGLSFPTESPTHADYQRIIKAVEGRADTQSIHSMLLRSMMQANYSPDNIGHFGLAYDEYSHFTSPIRRYPDLMLHRAIKDKVTNKKSKPAIYKTLDEAGEQTSTTERRAEEASRHVETWLKCHYMQRHLGDEFVGTITTVTSFGLFVTLNDLFIDGLIHISGLGQEYFDYDEREQALVGERGSVFKLGEQVLIKVAGVNMDLLQVDFALVEKVGEEAKKPAKKKINKKKA, from the coding sequence ATGAAAAAACAAAACACACCAACATGGAACGACCCCAACGCCACAGACGAGGCGAACAAATACCAAAACCCCATTCCGTCACGCCTGCTGATTTTGCAGACCGTCGCTCAGATGAACAACGACGGCAAGGCAGCCACCGCCGAAAGCTTAGGGCTACATTTTGACATCTTAGGCGATGAGGACAGATTTTTTGCCTTGAATAATCGCCTAAAAGCCATGCTTAGAGACGGCCAGCTAGAACGCAGCGACGGCATTCATTTTAGCATCGCAGCACCCCCTACTGTCGTTATCGGCAAAATCATCGCCAACCCCAAAGGCTTTGGCTTTGTTGCACTCGATGACATGCCAGATTTATTTGTTCATGAAAAGCAAATGCGTGTGGTTTTTGATGGCGATACAGTAGAGGCAGTGGCGACCGAATTTAAAGGCAAGGCAGAGGCTCGCATTCAAAGTGTGTTGGCACGAGCTGGCACGGAGTTTGTGGGCGTCTTGGACAGCGACGATGAAGGCTACTTTGTCCGCCTGTCAGGGGCGAACGCACATCAGCCCATCACACTGACCGACGACAATGTGGCGAACATGAATGCTCAGCTTGGCGACAGTGTCAAAGTCGCCATCATCGACATGCCCACTTACCAAGAATATGCCACAGGCAAGATTACCGAGCTTTTGACAAATCTTAATGACCGTGAGCTTATCATCGAAACCACACTTTTAAATCAAGGCATTCCTTCGGAGTTTAGCCAAGCTGCCTTGGAGCAAGCCGAAAGCTACGATGAGCCGACACAGCAGGATTTTGCGGGGCGAGTAGATTTACGAGACTTACCTTTAATTACCATCGATGGTGAGGATTCACGAGACTTTGACGATGCCGTCTATGCCTGCAAGCGAGCAGGCGGTAACTACCGTGTGGTGGTCGCCATCGCTGATGTCAGCCACTATGTGACGCCAAGCAGTCCGCTTGATGCCGAAGCCTATGAGCGTGGCACAAGTGTGTATTTTCCGCACCGAGTGATTCCGATGCTGCCAGAAGTGCTGTCCAATGGCTTATGTTCGCTAAACCCCAAAGTAGATAGATTATGCATGGTGGCGGACATCAAGCTCTCCAAAGCAGGCAAAGTGACGGGCTATGAGTTTTATCCTGCGGTCATGCACTCTCAGGCTCGCCTGACTTATAACCAAGTTAATGCCTATTTTGACGACCCCACCAATGAAACACTCCCTGACGACTTGGTAAAAAACCCTGAGGTATTAAAATCGGTGGACACCATGTACCAGCTGTACCAAGTCCTTGACCAAAGACGAGAGGAACGAGGTGCGATGGCTTTTGAAACCGCCGAAAGCTACATCGTCTTTGGCGAAGATGGCGACATCAAAGACATCAAAAAACGCACACGAGGCGACGCTCATAAGCTCATCGAGGAGATGATGCTGCTTGCAAATACCTGTGCGGCAAATTTCTCCATCAAGCATGAGCTGCCCGTCTTGTATCGCAACCACGACAAGCCATCGGATGAAAAATCAGCCAAGCTGTCTGAGTACGCCAAATCGTTTGGACTGTCATTTCCGACTGAGTCGCCCACGCACGCCGATTATCAGCGCATCATCAAGGCGGTGGAAGGTCGTGCCGACACCCAGAGTATCCATAGCATGCTACTTCGCTCGATGATGCAGGCAAATTATAGCCCTGACAACATCGGTCATTTTGGCTTAGCATATGATGAATACAGCCATTTTACCAGTCCGATTCGCCGTTATCCTGACCTCATGCTCCACCGAGCCATCAAGGATAAAGTGACCAACAAAAAATCCAAGCCTGCCATTTACAAAACCCTAGACGAGGCAGGCGAGCAAACCTCCACCACCGAGCGCCGAGCCGAAGAAGCCAGCCGTCATGTGGAAACATGGCTAAAATGCCACTACATGCAAAGACATCTGGGCGATGAATTTGTCGGAACGATCACCACCGTCACAAGCTTTGGGCTGTTCGTGACGCTCAATGATTTGTTCATTGATGGGCTGATACACATCTCAGGGCTTGGACAGGAATATTTTGACTATGATGAACGAGAGCAAGCCTTGGTTGGCGAGCGTGGCTCAGTATTCAAGCTTGGCGAGCAGGTGCTGATTAAGGTCGCTGGCGTGAACATGGATTTATTGCAAGTGGATTTTGCGTTGGTGGAGAAAGTGGGGGAAGAGGCGAAAAAGCCCGCTAAGAAAAAGATCAACAAAAAGAAAGCGTAA
- the rimI gene encoding ribosomal protein S18-alanine N-acetyltransferase — MATVFEIKDAHDAERGGFISQIARIETELFYDAWDGMAVYSLLTQYGVGLIVAEMDDELVGYCIYQVVFELAEILRIATDSDFQKKGVGKSLLDEFAKLCQQKGAKRVLLEVRADNFSAIRLYQKQGFYQIDVRKAYYKDETGAVDALILQKDLS, encoded by the coding sequence ATGGCGACTGTATTTGAAATCAAAGATGCGCATGATGCCGAGCGGGGTGGGTTTATCAGCCAAATTGCCCGCATCGAGACTGAGCTGTTTTATGATGCTTGGGACGGCATGGCGGTGTATTCGCTGCTCACTCAGTATGGCGTGGGGCTGATCGTCGCTGAGATGGATGATGAGCTGGTGGGCTATTGTATTTATCAGGTCGTCTTTGAGCTTGCTGAGATTTTGCGTATTGCCACTGACTCAGACTTTCAAAAAAAGGGTGTGGGCAAGAGCCTGCTTGATGAATTTGCAAAATTGTGCCAGCAAAAAGGGGCCAAGCGAGTTTTGCTTGAAGTGCGAGCTGACAATTTTTCTGCCATACGCCTGTACCAAAAGCAAGGCTTTTATCAAATCGATGTACGAAAAGCGTACTATAAAGACGAGACTGGGGCGGTGGATGCGCTGATTTTACAAAAGGATTTGAGCTGA
- the infC gene encoding translation initiation factor IF-3, protein MNEEIRAKEVRLVKEDGEQLGVVSLNNALQAAADAGLDLVELVADAKPPVCKIMDYKRYLYDQKQKAKEAKKNQKQTQVKEIKLRPGTEEADYQVKLRKIVEFLEDKDKVKVSIRFRGREMAHQEIGKAQLERIIKDTEEIASVEQAPKVEGRQMGMLLGPAKKK, encoded by the coding sequence ATCAACGAAGAGATTCGTGCCAAGGAAGTTCGTCTGGTCAAAGAAGATGGCGAGCAGCTTGGTGTCGTCAGCCTAAACAACGCCCTACAAGCCGCCGCTGACGCTGGTCTTGATTTGGTTGAGCTTGTTGCTGATGCCAAGCCACCTGTTTGCAAAATCATGGATTATAAGCGCTATTTGTACGACCAAAAACAAAAAGCCAAAGAAGCCAAGAAAAACCAAAAACAAACCCAAGTCAAAGAAATCAAACTGCGCCCTGGCACAGAAGAAGCAGACTACCAAGTCAAGCTGCGTAAAATCGTAGAATTCTTGGAAGATAAGGATAAAGTCAAAGTATCGATTCGTTTCCGTGGTCGTGAAATGGCGCACCAAGAGATTGGCAAAGCTCAGCTTGAACGCATCATCAAGGACACCGAAGAAATCGCAAGCGTTGAGCAGGCGCCAAAAGTCGAAGGTCGCCAGATGGGTATGCTGCTAGGTCCTGCCAAGAAAAAGTGA
- the tkt gene encoding transketolase yields the protein MPTPLNQRHNANAIRILAMDAVQKANSGHPGAPMGMADIAEVLWREFLNHNPANAKWANRDRFVLSNGHGSMLLYALLHLSGYDLSIDDIKNFRQLHAKTAGHPEHGYADGIETTTGPLGQGIANAVGFALAEKTLAAQFNKPNHDIIDHHTYCFLGDGCLMEGVSHEACSLAGTLGLGKLIAYYDDNGISIDGEVEGWFSDDTAKRFESYNWQVIRVDGHDADAIRQATIEARAETTRPSLIICKTIIGLGSPNKQGKEDSHGAPLGVDEITLTRGELGWANGNAFEISDEIYAAWDAKAKGSELESAWNAKFDDYKKAYPAEAAELSRRLSGELPEDFAAKADDFIKACQDKGETIATRKASQNAIAAFAPLLPEILGGSADLAGSNLTLWKDAKSVQAHANGNYIHYGVREFGMTAIANGVALHGGFIPYTATFLMFMEYARNAVRMSALMKQRVINVYTHDSIGLGEDGPTHQPVEQIASLRQTPNHYTWRPCDTVETAVAWKVALQTANAPTSLILSRQNLAHQSRSDEQLALIEKGAYVLAKEQGDLQAIIIATGSEVELAMSAHQTLSEAGVGVRVVSMPCAEVFVKQDKDYIESVLPSVVRSRVAVEAGIVDYWYKFVGLDGKVIGMTTFGESAPAKDLFNHFGITAEKVVEAVKSLI from the coding sequence ATGCCAACTCCCCTAAATCAACGCCATAACGCCAACGCCATCCGCATCCTAGCCATGGATGCCGTCCAAAAAGCCAACTCAGGTCACCCTGGTGCGCCAATGGGTATGGCGGACATCGCTGAGGTGCTGTGGCGTGAGTTTTTGAATCACAACCCTGCCAACGCCAAATGGGCGAACCGTGACCGCTTTGTCTTATCCAACGGTCATGGCTCCATGCTTTTGTATGCACTGCTGCACCTATCAGGCTATGACTTGTCGATTGACGACATCAAAAACTTCCGCCAGCTGCACGCCAAGACCGCAGGACACCCAGAGCATGGCTATGCCGATGGCATCGAGACCACCACGGGTCCTTTGGGACAGGGCATCGCCAATGCGGTGGGTTTTGCTTTGGCAGAAAAGACCTTGGCGGCACAATTTAACAAGCCAAACCATGACATCATCGACCATCATACCTACTGCTTTTTGGGCGATGGCTGTTTGATGGAGGGGGTCAGCCACGAGGCGTGCTCGCTGGCAGGCACACTGGGGCTTGGTAAGCTCATCGCTTATTATGATGATAATGGCATCTCGATCGATGGCGAGGTGGAGGGTTGGTTCTCGGACGACACCGCCAAGCGCTTTGAAAGCTACAACTGGCAAGTCATCCGTGTCGACGGTCATGATGCCGACGCCATTCGCCAAGCGACCATCGAGGCACGCGCCGAGACCACTCGCCCAAGTCTCATCATCTGTAAGACCATCATCGGTCTGGGCAGCCCAAATAAACAAGGCAAAGAAGACAGTCACGGTGCGCCGCTGGGTGTCGATGAGATCACCTTGACTCGTGGCGAGCTAGGCTGGGCGAATGGCAATGCCTTTGAAATCAGTGATGAAATTTATGCAGCATGGGACGCTAAGGCAAAGGGAAGTGAGCTAGAATCAGCTTGGAATGCCAAATTTGATGACTACAAAAAAGCTTATCCTGCTGAGGCGGCAGAGCTGTCTCGCAGACTGTCGGGCGAGCTGCCAGAAGACTTCGCCGCCAAGGCAGATGACTTCATCAAAGCCTGCCAAGACAAGGGCGAGACCATCGCCACTCGTAAGGCAAGCCAAAACGCCATCGCAGCATTTGCACCGCTACTGCCAGAGATTTTGGGTGGCTCGGCAGACTTGGCAGGCTCAAACTTGACGCTATGGAAAGACGCCAAGAGCGTTCAAGCGCACGCCAATGGCAACTACATCCACTATGGCGTGCGTGAGTTTGGCATGACTGCCATCGCCAATGGTGTCGCTTTGCACGGCGGCTTTATCCCTTATACCGCCACATTCTTGATGTTTATGGAATATGCGCGCAATGCGGTGCGTATGTCGGCACTCATGAAGCAGCGTGTGATCAATGTCTATACCCACGACTCCATCGGTCTGGGCGAGGATGGTCCGACGCACCAGCCTGTCGAGCAGATCGCAAGCTTGCGTCAGACGCCAAATCACTACACATGGCGTCCGTGCGACACGGTGGAGACAGCGGTGGCTTGGAAAGTCGCTTTGCAAACTGCCAATGCGCCGACTTCGCTGATCCTATCTCGCCAAAACCTAGCGCACCAATCTCGCAGCGATGAACAGCTTGCCCTGATCGAAAAAGGCGCTTATGTGCTTGCCAAAGAGCAGGGCGACCTACAAGCCATCATCATCGCCACAGGCTCTGAGGTGGAGCTTGCGATGAGCGCTCATCAGACGCTCAGCGAGGCAGGCGTGGGCGTGCGTGTGGTGTCGATGCCGTGTGCTGAGGTCTTTGTAAAACAAGACAAAGACTACATCGAGAGCGTCCTGCCAAGTGTGGTGCGTAGTCGTGTGGCAGTGGAAGCTGGCATTGTTGACTATTGGTATAAGTTTGTCGGTTTGGATGGTAAGGTCATCGGCATGACGACTTTTGGCGAGTCAGCGCCTGCCAAAGATTTGTTCAACCACTTTGGCATCACCGCCGAAAAAGTGGTCGAGGCGGTGAAGTCATTGATTTAA
- a CDS encoding IS110 family transposase, producing MTYYVGIDVSKHKLDVAWLKELSTMKVKTKVFNNHFDDFEHIIHWLKTNLGASVSFNDIHLIMEATGVYHEPLAYYLHDLGFKVSIINPAFVKHYADSLGVRQKTDKKDSIVLARYGRATHPDAWIAPSIEARHLKSLLSRLDALNEDLQREENRKEKAEVADTTPIVKQSIDEMIVALKLAISKLNDDIDTHINNHPKLKEEQTLLQSIKGVGQVVSRQMLSLFNTKQFNNAKQVSAFLGLIPKQQESGLFKGRSRLAKTGNAQLRAKLYMAAVVATKYNPDIKDQYERLQQNGKCKMQALCACMRKLVQICFGVIKHQTPYTPQVRIDNMA from the coding sequence ATGACTTATTATGTTGGTATTGATGTTAGCAAGCACAAGCTGGATGTGGCTTGGCTTAAAGAGTTAAGTACAATGAAAGTCAAAACCAAAGTCTTTAATAATCACTTTGATGACTTTGAACACATCATTCATTGGCTTAAAACCAATCTTGGTGCAAGTGTCAGCTTTAACGACATTCATCTTATTATGGAAGCCACAGGGGTATATCACGAACCTTTGGCGTATTATTTACACGATTTAGGCTTTAAAGTCTCTATCATCAATCCTGCCTTTGTCAAACACTATGCGGACAGTTTAGGCGTAAGACAAAAGACAGATAAAAAAGACAGTATTGTCCTTGCCAGATATGGCAGAGCCACCCACCCTGATGCTTGGATTGCCCCAAGTATTGAAGCTCGTCATTTAAAGTCTTTGCTTTCTCGTCTTGATGCTCTAAATGAAGACTTACAGCGAGAAGAAAACCGCAAAGAAAAAGCAGAAGTGGCAGACACAACCCCCATTGTTAAACAATCCATTGACGAGATGATTGTGGCATTAAAATTGGCAATCAGCAAATTAAACGATGACATTGACACTCATATCAACAACCACCCCAAACTTAAAGAAGAGCAAACACTCTTACAAAGCATCAAAGGAGTGGGACAGGTGGTGTCAAGACAAATGCTTAGTTTGTTTAATACCAAACAATTTAACAATGCCAAACAAGTCTCTGCTTTTTTAGGGTTGATTCCCAAACAACAAGAATCAGGATTGTTTAAAGGCAGATCAAGACTTGCCAAAACAGGCAATGCTCAATTAAGAGCTAAGCTGTATATGGCAGCAGTCGTTGCCACCAAGTACAATCCAGACATTAAAGACCAATACGAACGCTTACAACAAAATGGCAAATGCAAAATGCAAGCTTTATGTGCTTGTATGCGTAAATTGGTGCAAATCTGCTTTGGTGTGATCAAACACCAAACTCCCTACACCCCACAAGTTAGGATAGATAATATGGCTTGA
- the exaC gene encoding acetaldehyde dehydrogenase ExaC, which yields MKYDTPNTQNSPVQFRKKYDNFIGGEWVAPVDGQYFDNSSPVDGALICQVARSQEADIEKALDAAHAAKDAWGKTSPTDRANILLKMADKIEENLEKIAIAETYDNGKPVRETLAADIPLAVDHLRYFAGCIRAQEGGISQIDEDTVAYHFHEPLGVVGQIIPWNFPILIAIWKIAPALAAGNCIVLKLAEQTPASFLYLLDTIGINDILPKGVLNVVNGFGLEAGKPLASSKRIAKIAFTGETGTGRLIMGYASENLIPVTLELGGKSPNIFFEDILDADDEFLDKAAEGLVMFALNQGEVCTCPSRALVHEKIYDKFMEKCIERVKNFKLGSPLDTETMVGAQASEEQLKKILSYLDIGKQEGAKVLVGGEEDKRDEDGYYIQPTIFEGNNDMRIFQEEIFGPVLAVTKFSSDEEALHIANDTLFGLGAGIWTRDVNKAYRFGRGIQAGRVWTNCYHIYPAHAAFGGYKQSGIGRENHKMMLEHYQQTKCMLVSYSTKAMGFF from the coding sequence ATGAAATACGACACCCCCAACACCCAAAATTCCCCCGTCCAATTTCGCAAAAAATACGACAACTTCATCGGTGGCGAATGGGTCGCCCCTGTGGATGGTCAATATTTTGACAATTCAAGCCCTGTGGACGGCGCGCTCATCTGTCAGGTCGCCCGCTCACAAGAAGCAGACATCGAAAAGGCACTGGATGCCGCTCACGCCGCCAAAGACGCTTGGGGCAAGACCAGCCCGACCGATCGTGCCAACATTCTTTTGAAAATGGCGGATAAAATCGAAGAAAATCTAGAAAAAATCGCCATCGCCGAGACTTACGACAACGGCAAGCCTGTGCGTGAGACGCTGGCGGCTGACATTCCTTTGGCGGTGGATCACTTGCGTTATTTTGCCGGCTGTATCCGTGCCCAAGAAGGTGGCATCAGCCAAATCGATGAAGACACCGTGGCGTATCATTTTCATGAGCCTTTGGGTGTGGTCGGTCAGATCATTCCATGGAACTTTCCAATCCTGATAGCGATCTGGAAAATCGCCCCGGCACTGGCAGCTGGCAACTGCATCGTCTTAAAGCTTGCCGAGCAGACCCCAGCATCATTCCTATATTTGCTTGACACCATCGGCATCAATGACATCTTGCCAAAAGGCGTGCTTAATGTCGTCAATGGCTTTGGCTTGGAGGCAGGTAAGCCACTGGCATCCAGCAAGCGCATTGCCAAGATCGCCTTTACTGGTGAAACGGGCACAGGTCGCCTGATCATGGGCTATGCCAGTGAAAATCTCATTCCAGTCACGCTTGAGTTGGGCGGCAAATCGCCAAATATTTTCTTTGAAGACATCTTAGATGCTGATGATGAATTCTTGGACAAGGCAGCAGAGGGTCTTGTGATGTTCGCCCTAAACCAAGGCGAGGTCTGCACCTGCCCATCTCGTGCGCTCGTCCATGAAAAAATCTACGACAAATTCATGGAAAAATGCATCGAGCGTGTGAAGAACTTCAAGCTTGGCAGTCCGCTAGACACCGAAACGATGGTCGGCGCACAAGCCAGCGAAGAGCAGCTTAAAAAGATTCTGTCTTATCTTGACATCGGCAAGCAAGAAGGCGCCAAAGTCTTGGTTGGCGGCGAAGAAGACAAGCGAGACGAGGACGGCTACTACATTCAGCCGACCATCTTTGAGGGCAATAATGACATGCGTATCTTCCAAGAAGAAATCTTTGGACCTGTGCTTGCCGTCACCAAGTTCAGCAGTGATGAAGAGGCGCTACACATCGCCAATGACACGCTGTTTGGCTTAGGTGCGGGCATCTGGACTCGGGATGTCAATAAAGCCTATCGCTTTGGTCGTGGCATTCAGGCGGGTCGTGTGTGGACAAACTGCTATCACATCTACCCTGCCCACGCAGCATTTGGTGGCTACAAGCAATCTGGCATCGGGCGTGAAAACCACAAAATGATGCTAGAACACTACCAACAAACCAAATGCATGCTGGTGTCATATAGCACCAAAGCGATGGGTTTTTTCTGA
- a CDS encoding AAA family ATPase → MKQSTALDILKTGQNVFLTGQAGAGKTYLLNQYIDYLRARGIPVAITASTGIAATHMNGMTIHSWSGMGIKDSFEPSDFKRLKSRQVVYDRIKDAKVLIVDEISMLHAKQVDLLNEILKVIRDDGSAFGGIQVIFSGDFFQLPPVGNKGETNKEKFAFMAKSWLEANFQVCYLTEQHRQSADGEHGRFGVSLNDILNQIRDQEVSDSAIRALKATEQNDICINRTRLYTHNANVDEINESEIRKIDGKSHKFTASTLGDKALVESLKKSVRAPEELLLKVGAKVMFVKNNPNLAVSNGTLGEVVEFVSLSDDDHPFGSAAAPVYPKVRLNSGRTVIAEPEDWVVENNEGEVLASYTQVPLCLAWAITIHKSQGMTLDAAEIDLSRTFEMGQGYVALSRLRSLDGLKLLGFNQKSLLLDEWVFRVDKRLQELASELALKFDTLDVDALRKIHDTFIRVSDGITRKDIILANEKRIAAEKQAIAQRAHIKENDIHAMKNKPSQLGQTLQETKILLEQGLDISEIAAKRSLADATIIGHIDQLYQQDRSLKIGHVRPDDASIDAVQAAYDTLESQGEFAEGVRLRPIVEMLDGYGYNAVRLALIFINKKDDQNA, encoded by the coding sequence ATGAAACAATCGACCGCATTAGACATCTTAAAAACAGGGCAAAATGTCTTTTTGACAGGGCAGGCAGGCGCTGGCAAAACCTATCTTTTAAATCAATACATTGACTACCTAAGAGCAAGAGGTATTCCTGTCGCCATCACAGCAAGTACGGGCATCGCTGCCACGCACATGAATGGCATGACGATACATTCTTGGTCGGGCATGGGCATCAAAGACAGCTTTGAGCCGTCGGATTTTAAACGCCTAAAATCCCGCCAAGTGGTGTATGATCGCATAAAAGACGCCAAGGTCTTGATCGTCGATGAGATCTCTATGCTGCACGCCAAGCAGGTGGATCTGTTGAATGAAATTTTAAAAGTCATTCGTGATGATGGCTCGGCGTTTGGCGGCATTCAGGTGATTTTTTCAGGCGACTTTTTTCAGCTGCCACCTGTGGGTAATAAGGGTGAGACCAACAAAGAAAAGTTTGCGTTCATGGCGAAATCTTGGCTTGAGGCGAATTTTCAAGTGTGCTATCTCACCGAACAGCACCGTCAGTCTGCCGACGGTGAGCATGGGCGGTTTGGCGTGTCTTTAAATGACATTTTAAATCAAATCCGTGACCAAGAAGTCAGCGATTCTGCCATCCGTGCGCTCAAAGCCACTGAGCAAAACGACATCTGTATCAACCGCACTCGTCTTTATACGCACAATGCCAATGTCGATGAAATCAACGAAAGCGAAATCCGCAAAATCGATGGTAAGTCGCACAAATTTACCGCAAGCACACTGGGCGATAAGGCGCTAGTCGAGTCGCTCAAAAAAAGCGTGCGTGCGCCTGAGGAGCTGCTGCTCAAAGTGGGCGCTAAGGTCATGTTTGTCAAAAACAACCCAAACCTTGCCGTGTCAAATGGCACGCTGGGCGAGGTGGTGGAATTTGTGTCATTAAGTGATGATGATCACCCCTTCGGCTCGGCTGCTGCGCCCGTCTATCCCAAGGTGCGCCTTAACAGTGGGCGCACGGTCATCGCTGAGCCTGAGGACTGGGTGGTGGAGAATAATGAAGGCGAGGTGCTGGCAAGCTATACCCAAGTGCCGCTGTGCCTTGCGTGGGCGATAACCATTCACAAATCACAAGGCATGACGCTGGATGCTGCGGAGATTGATTTGTCCCGCACTTTTGAGATGGGGCAGGGTTATGTGGCGCTGTCTCGATTGCGTTCGCTTGATGGATTAAAGCTTTTGGGGTTTAATCAAAAAAGCTTGCTTTTGGATGAGTGGGTGTTTCGTGTGGATAAGCGCTTGCAAGAGCTGGCTTCTGAATTGGCGCTGAAATTTGACACACTGGATGTTGATGCACTTCGTAAGATTCATGATACTTTCATTCGTGTGTCTGATGGCATTACTCGAAAAGACATCATTCTTGCCAATGAAAAGCGCATCGCCGCTGAAAAACAAGCCATCGCCCAGCGTGCGCACATCAAAGAAAACGACATCCATGCGATGAAAAATAAGCCATCTCAGCTTGGGCAGACGCTACAAGAGACCAAAATCCTTTTGGAGCAAGGGCTTGACATCAGCGAGATCGCCGCCAAGCGCTCTTTGGCAGATGCGACCATCATCGGACACATTGACCAGCTTTATCAGCAAGATCGGTCTTTAAAGATAGGCCATGTACGGCCTGATGATGCCAGCATTGACGCTGTGCAGGCGGCGTACGACACGCTTGAATCACAAGGTGAATTTGCCGAAGGAGTGAGACTTCGCCCCATCGTTGAAATGCTAGATGGCTATGGCTATAACGCCGTGCGTTTGGCGCTGATTTTTATTAACAAAAAAGACGATCAAAATGCTTAA
- a CDS encoding type I glyceraldehyde-3-phosphate dehydrogenase has protein sequence MLNDTQPQKLRLAINGFGRIGRNVLRAFVKAPEKFASIEIVAINDVADFESLLHLLRFDSTHGRLSDLGVQADIMHKEGRAMLCLSKDEYQWQILLINEPNPSLMPWAALAVDVVLECTGKFRSYADASHHRTAGAAQVIVGAAPFDEVDASVVMGVNDELLNRRLPIISSVSCTTQALVPLLSVLDERFGVDSVMMTEIHALTADQNVLDQAHRDLRRARAGSHNIIPTTSSSINATERVLPFLKDRINGHSIRVPTINVAAIDVNVLFKTRTSADEVADFLRQISRERLSGIMGFTDEPLVSSDFIGDAHSLVIDGGQIMQSGEQVKIFAWYDNEWGYANRLLDMCAILARR, from the coding sequence ATGCTTAACGATACCCAACCCCAAAAGCTGCGTCTGGCGATCAATGGCTTTGGTCGCATAGGGCGAAATGTTTTGCGTGCCTTTGTCAAAGCGCCAGAAAAATTTGCAAGCATTGAGATCGTCGCCATCAATGATGTGGCGGATTTTGAGTCGCTTTTGCATTTGTTAAGATTTGACTCCACGCACGGCAGGCTGTCGGATTTGGGGGTGCAGGCTGACATCATGCACAAAGAGGGTCGAGCCATGCTTTGTCTGAGCAAAGATGAATATCAATGGCAAATCCTACTCATCAATGAGCCAAACCCAAGTCTTATGCCGTGGGCGGCTTTGGCTGTGGATGTGGTGCTAGAATGCACGGGTAAATTTCGCTCTTATGCTGATGCTTCGCACCATCGCACGGCGGGAGCGGCACAGGTCATCGTGGGGGCGGCGCCATTTGACGAAGTGGATGCCAGTGTCGTGATGGGCGTGAATGATGAGCTGCTCAATAGGCGACTGCCCATCATTTCAAGTGTATCTTGCACCACGCAGGCGCTCGTTCCGCTACTGTCGGTGCTTGATGAGCGCTTTGGTGTTGACAGCGTGATGATGACGGAAATCCATGCGCTGACAGCCGATCAGAATGTGCTTGATCAAGCGCATCGTGATTTGCGCCGTGCCAGAGCAGGCAGTCACAACATCATTCCTACCACTTCAAGCAGCATCAACGCCACCGAGCGTGTGTTGCCATTTTTAAAGGATAGGATTAACGGTCATTCCATTCGTGTGCCTACCATCAATGTGGCGGCGATTGATGTGAATGTGCTGTTTAAGACTCGGACGAGTGCAGATGAAGTGGCAGATTTTTTACGCCAAATCAGCCGTGAGCGTCTATCAGGCATCATGGGCTTTACTGATGAGCCGTTGGTGTCGAGTGATTTTATTGGCGATGCGCACTCTTTGGTGATTGATGGCGGTCAAATCATGCAGTCAGGCGAGCAGGTGAAAATCTTTGCCTGGTATGACAACGAATGGGGCTACGCCAATCGTCTGCTGGACATGTGCGCCATTTTGGCACGCCGTTAG